A single Phoenix dactylifera cultivar Barhee BC4 chromosome 1, palm_55x_up_171113_PBpolish2nd_filt_p, whole genome shotgun sequence DNA region contains:
- the LOC103701423 gene encoding uncharacterized protein LOC103701423, with protein MGSCFSSSSGDSSQPTAKVVTSDGSLKEYSAPVPASDVLGEDCRSFFICSADRLYFDAHVPALGADERLQLDQIYFVLPNAKLQHPLTRLDMAALAVKASSALAVASRKRGKGRRIRVMPVAEVCEEVGDGYVDGFKRWDGAKVEILAERSVVMEKKVGKGFSMRGGMRPPRYRGN; from the coding sequence ATGGgctcttgcttctcctccagCTCCGGCGATAGTTCTCAGCCCACGGCCAAAGTCGTCACCTCCGACGGCTCTCTGAAAGAGTACTCTGCACCGGTCCCGGCCTccgacgtcctcggcgaagacTGCCGGTCTTTTTTCATCTGTAGCGCCGATAGGCTCTACTTCGACGCTCACGTTCCGGCGTTGGGCGCCGATGAGCGGCTCCAATTGGACCAGATATACTTCGTGCTTCCGAACGCGAAGCTGCAGCACCCGTTGACGAGGCTCGACATGGCGGCCCTGGCGGTGAAGGCTAGCTCGGCGCTCGCAGTTGCCTCGAGGAAGCGCGGCAAAGGCCGGAGGATTCGAGTCATGCCCGTCGCGGAGGTCTGCGAGGAAGTCGGAGATGGATATGTTGATGGATTCAAGAGATGGGATGGTGCTAAGGTTGAAATTTTGGCGGAGAGATCGGTGGTCATGGAGAAGAAGGTGGGAAAAGGGTTTTCCATGCGGGGTGGAATGAGACCTCCGCGTTATAGGGGAAATTGA